A stretch of Deltaproteobacteria bacterium DNA encodes these proteins:
- the radC gene encoding DNA repair protein RadC — translation MEPKYPQTIKDWPEDDRPREKLIKLGPENLSSAELLAIILRTGSKGKSALDHAKTLINTYDGFKGIELASVDELKKTEGIKGIGPAKATQIKAVFEIAKRYSAEKIKTGEGFHSSIQVFNHFHESIRSKKKEVFIAVLLDGKNRMLRDVKISEGSLTSSIVHPREVFNPVIRDSAAAVILVHNHPSGDPAPSREDKEITKRLKEVGELIGVKVLDHIIIGDGRYISFADEGIL, via the coding sequence ATGGAACCTAAATATCCACAAACCATAAAAGACTGGCCGGAGGATGACAGGCCCAGAGAGAAGCTGATTAAATTAGGCCCGGAAAATTTATCATCTGCCGAACTCCTTGCAATAATTTTAAGAACAGGCTCCAAGGGAAAAAGCGCCCTTGACCATGCTAAGACGCTTATAAATACCTATGACGGATTCAAGGGGATTGAATTGGCAAGCGTAGATGAGCTTAAAAAAACAGAGGGCATCAAAGGGATAGGTCCTGCTAAAGCAACGCAGATAAAGGCAGTATTTGAGATAGCCAAAAGATACTCGGCGGAAAAAATAAAGACCGGAGAAGGGTTTCATAGTTCCATACAGGTCTTTAATCACTTTCACGAATCCATCCGTTCAAAAAAGAAAGAGGTATTTATTGCCGTGCTCCTTGACGGAAAAAACAGGATGCTGAGGGATGTAAAGATTTCAGAAGGGAGCCTCACATCATCCATCGTGCATCCGAGAGAGGTCTTTAACCCTGTTATACGGGACTCTGCGGCAGCCGTAATCCTTGTTCACAACCACCCGTCAGGCGACCCGGCGCCGAGCAGAGAGGATAAAGAGATAACAAAAAGACTGAAGGAGGTCGGGGAACTGATTGGAGTGAAGGTTCTTGACCATATAATAATCGGAGATGGAAGATATATAAGTTTTGCGGATGAAGGAATTTTATAG
- the plsY gene encoding glycerol-3-phosphate 1-O-acyltransferase PlsY, with product MTLEVIILAIIAYLVGSIPTGIVVAKILGAPDPRTIGSGNIGATNVGRAAGKAAGIITLIGDVLKGFLITLFAFYIFGNSPVEVSLAAFLVFLGHIFPVFLKFKGGKGVATTLGVFLAIGPLQALLALALFVIIVAIFRYVSAGSMIAVASVPVLFYLFTAANSYIPLAVIIAIFIIFKHSDNIKRLGQGTENKIGR from the coding sequence ATGACTCTTGAAGTAATAATATTAGCAATCATCGCCTATCTCGTAGGCTCCATACCCACAGGCATAGTTGTTGCCAAAATACTGGGCGCCCCTGATCCGAGGACTATCGGCAGCGGCAATATTGGCGCTACAAATGTCGGAAGGGCAGCAGGCAAGGCTGCGGGCATTATAACCCTTATCGGGGATGTGCTTAAGGGGTTCTTAATAACCCTGTTTGCATTTTATATCTTCGGCAATAGCCCGGTAGAAGTGAGTCTTGCGGCCTTTTTAGTATTTTTAGGCCATATATTCCCTGTATTTTTGAAATTTAAAGGAGGCAAGGGGGTTGCAACAACCCTTGGGGTGTTTTTGGCTATCGGACCATTGCAGGCATTGTTAGCGCTTGCCCTGTTTGTAATCATAGTAGCAATTTTCAGATATGTGTCAGCCGGTTCAATGATTGCCGTCGCATCTGTGCCTGTGCTGTTCTATCTGTTTACAGCTGCTAATTCCTATATCCCGCTCGCTGTGATAATTGCTATTTTCATTATATTCAAACACTCGGATAATATCAAAAGGCTTGGACAGGGGACTGAAAATAAGATTGGGAGATAG
- a CDS encoding NYN domain-containing protein, with translation MAVHLVIDGYNLIGAMTIPDHAKMGLEDTREELIKRLMAYKRLKGRRITIVFDGKGSGNFYRARTNQGGIEVIFSKDGEEADQILKEMAKIERHGMTLVTSDRAVVSFAEACGAVAISSGEFDAILSMSIYSDMKGVMDDEEAMPARKAGNPRKLSKQERKRLQRIKKL, from the coding sequence ATGGCAGTTCATCTTGTAATAGATGGTTACAATCTTATCGGAGCTATGACAATCCCTGACCATGCAAAAATGGGATTGGAAGATACCAGAGAAGAGCTTATTAAAAGGCTGATGGCTTACAAGCGGCTGAAGGGGCGCAGAATAACCATTGTGTTTGACGGTAAAGGATCGGGCAATTTCTACAGGGCAAGAACGAACCAGGGCGGGATTGAGGTTATATTTTCTAAGGACGGCGAAGAGGCAGACCAGATTCTGAAAGAAATGGCAAAGATTGAAAGACATGGTATGACCCTTGTTACCTCTGACAGGGCGGTTGTCTCTTTTGCAGAGGCTTGCGGCGCGGTTGCAATATCATCAGGAGAGTTTGACGCAATACTATCTATGTCCATTTACAGTGATATGAAAGGCGTTATGGATGATGAGGAAGCTATGCCGGCAAGAAAGGCAGGAAATCCGCGAAAGCTGTCAAAACAGGAAAGGAAACGGCTTCAAAGGATAAAGAAGCTGTAA
- a CDS encoding P-II family nitrogen regulator, producing MKKIEAIIKPFKLDEVKDALNEIGIQGITVSEVKGFGRQKGHTELYRGAEYVVDFLPKIKIEIVVKADMAAKVIEVIVNSAKTGRIGDGKIFVLPLDEVVRIRTGERGEEAI from the coding sequence GTGAAGAAGATAGAGGCCATTATAAAACCGTTTAAATTAGACGAGGTAAAGGACGCCCTTAATGAGATTGGGATACAGGGCATAACTGTTTCAGAGGTAAAGGGTTTTGGCAGACAGAAGGGACATACAGAGCTTTACAGGGGCGCAGAGTATGTCGTTGACTTTCTGCCAAAGATAAAGATAGAGATAGTTGTCAAGGCGGATATGGCTGCAAAAGTTATTGAGGTAATTGTCAATAGCGCCAAGACAGGCAGGATAGGAGACGGCAAGATATTTGTGCTGCCTCTGGATGAGGTTGTTAGAATAAGAACAGGGGAAAGAGGGGAAGAGGCGATATAA
- the glnA gene encoding type I glutamate--ammonia ligase: MTPKEVLQFAKEKGAKMVDFKFLDFIGIWQHFSTPVSELKEEIFKEGLGFDGSSIRGWQPIHASDMLVVPDPVTAVMDPFMESPTLSLICNIIDPITREDYSRDPRNIAKKAEAFLKSTGIGDMAYFGPEPEFFILDNVRYDQTAQHGYYFIDSIEGIWNTGKDECPNLGYKPRHKEGYFPVAPTDNQQDIRTEMCLIMEQIGIQIERQHHEVATAGQAEIDMRFDSLLKMGDKLMWYKYIVKNVAWRWKKTVTFMPKPIFGDNGSGMHVHQSLWKGGKPLFAGDKYGGMSDLAMYYIGGILKHARALNAFCNPGTNSYRRLVPGFEAPINLAYSSRNRSASIRIPMYSPSPKAKRIEVRFPDPSCNGYLAFAAMLMAGLDGIQNKINPGSPLDKDIYALSPEELSKVPSACGSLEDALNALKKDHEFLLKGDVFTKDVIDTWIEYKMDKEVNPVKLRPVPHEFALYFDC, translated from the coding sequence ATGACGCCAAAAGAGGTATTACAGTTTGCAAAGGAGAAGGGCGCAAAGATGGTTGACTTCAAGTTTCTGGATTTTATCGGCATCTGGCAGCATTTTTCAACACCCGTCTCTGAACTCAAGGAAGAGATATTTAAAGAAGGGTTAGGCTTTGACGGCTCATCTATCCGCGGCTGGCAGCCTATACACGCAAGCGATATGCTTGTTGTGCCTGACCCTGTAACAGCGGTTATGGACCCGTTCATGGAATCACCCACATTATCCCTTATCTGCAACATTATTGACCCCATAACAAGAGAGGATTATTCAAGAGACCCCAGAAATATCGCAAAAAAGGCAGAGGCATTTCTAAAGTCAACAGGCATTGGAGATATGGCATATTTCGGCCCAGAGCCGGAGTTCTTTATCCTTGACAATGTCCGGTATGACCAAACAGCGCAACACGGTTATTATTTCATTGATTCTATTGAAGGCATCTGGAATACAGGCAAAGACGAGTGCCCTAATCTCGGATACAAGCCGCGGCATAAAGAAGGTTATTTCCCTGTTGCGCCAACAGACAACCAGCAGGATATAAGGACAGAGATGTGCCTCATTATGGAACAAATAGGCATTCAGATAGAAAGACAGCATCACGAGGTTGCGACAGCAGGACAGGCTGAAATAGATATGAGGTTTGACAGCCTTTTAAAGATGGGCGACAAACTCATGTGGTATAAATACATTGTAAAAAATGTCGCATGGAGATGGAAGAAGACAGTAACATTCATGCCCAAACCGATATTCGGCGATAATGGAAGCGGCATGCATGTTCATCAATCCCTATGGAAAGGCGGCAAGCCCCTTTTTGCAGGCGATAAATACGGCGGTATGAGCGACCTTGCAATGTATTACATCGGCGGCATTTTAAAACATGCAAGGGCTTTAAATGCGTTCTGCAATCCCGGAACAAATTCCTACAGAAGGCTCGTGCCTGGTTTTGAGGCGCCCATAAATCTTGCCTATTCAAGCAGAAACAGGAGCGCATCCATAAGAATCCCAATGTATTCGCCGTCGCCAAAGGCAAAGAGGATTGAGGTTAGATTCCCAGACCCGTCCTGCAACGGCTATCTCGCTTTTGCGGCAATGCTAATGGCAGGGCTGGACGGCATCCAGAACAAGATTAACCCGGGCAGCCCGCTGGACAAGGATATATACGCGCTTTCGCCTGAGGAACTCTCAAAGGTTCCTTCCGCCTGCGGCTCTCTGGAAGATGCGTTAAACGCACTGAAGAAAGACCATGAATTCTTGCTCAAGGGAGATGTCTTTACAAAGGATGTTATTGACACATGGATTGAATACAAGATGGATAAAGAGGTCAATCCTGTAAAATTAAGACCTGTTCCGCATGAATTTGCGCTGTATTTTGACTGCTGA
- a CDS encoding DUF1640 domain-containing protein, which yields MYVAEIELYEILKTKVGEKEARTLVEYIEAKVEKKFEEKKDTLATKQDIANLEIKIEKTRSDIIKWMFLFWIGQLASFIAILQIFFRK from the coding sequence ATGTATGTTGCCGAAATAGAACTTTATGAGATTTTAAAAACAAAGGTTGGAGAAAAAGAAGCCAGAACATTGGTTGAATACATAGAGGCTAAAGTTGAGAAGAAGTTTGAAGAAAAAAAAGACACACTGGCGACTAAACAGGATATTGCAAATTTAGAGATTAAGATAGAAAAGACACGTTCGGACATCATAAAATGGATGTTTCTGTTTTGGATAGGCCAATTGGCGTCGTTCATAGCCATATTGCAGATATTTTTCAGGAAGTGA
- a CDS encoding PIN domain-containing protein codes for MIFCLDTDILIEYFRGNEKIRDRIEALSDNDSIGLTWLSFYEFFKGIFVSGKIEEEKFLRKLFDSSVILEASYQSAKIGGEIYASLKKRGQLINDADILIASIVKSRAAVLVTNNVSHFSRIEGLKIENWMA; via the coding sequence TTGATATTCTGCCTTGATACGGACATTCTCATTGAGTATTTTCGTGGAAATGAGAAAATAAGAGACAGGATAGAGGCCCTTTCGGATAATGACAGCATTGGTCTTACTTGGTTGTCTTTCTATGAATTTTTTAAAGGCATCTTTGTTAGCGGAAAGATAGAAGAAGAGAAATTCTTACGGAAACTGTTTGACTCCTCCGTTATATTAGAAGCGTCATATCAATCTGCCAAAATAGGCGGCGAGATATATGCCTCTCTTAAAAAGAGAGGACAACTTATTAACGATGCGGATATTCTGATAGCCAGTATCGTAAAAAGCCGCGCAGCTGTCCTTGTAACCAATAATGTATCTCACTTTTCCAGAATTGAAGGGCTCAAAATAGAAAATTGGATGGCTTGA
- a CDS encoding FecR family protein, giving the protein MKNTRLISILLLIAVFLPAVAFADVIGKITAIEGNVDVLKPGQERAAPAALQQLVSEGDILRTKSNGKAEITFIDESIIRLAPGSRLQITEYLMDGGKRKSGVMNLFRGKIRAVVSKSRGFIGAAFGGGARFEVRTPTAVAGVKGTDFFVSYSMGVTGILVKDGMVDVFNPAIPGQIVRVTEGNGTFIAGDKPPSSPRPASNVEMVLLTRDTDTFGYEAPGGTPAPPTDTVGTIVIPISETHTELLKDTIPPVVSIVSRSAVPLAAATADININFGSNETSTYSYQLDGGTLTSTGSSLSLTGVVEGIHTIDYTATDTAGNPSAPASLLFDLSRYSLAGNASDTATFTGTVTSGEVAGILNETWGGWSITMDGSYQFVGPSIALSAGGRGNDSLASNNSSYWIETIAMTASSGSLSGSSDLRYLSFDRIGRGTGTVSGAYGSGIWNITDSGTGTYTETPLAWSGNIAADSNSAGLYSLDTCLGCGLLDIEGNSTGIMGGVGSPWSGTTSATYMGTYDVLNGIGVGPPYLWTPEISSFNVNNNTNTTFDNGAYRGFIGGVWKADTAIDANVYSLYIDPAGNAGILKGDLTGAYYPSINMFSADGTWTPTALTTGLNATTATFNVISTNYGLTSPGSGTFNGRLGAITVAGNAVLPATDWRYSIASQDWGIWKSIIGGNYVGPTSDVWRLSTVVNPFSPITIYGTQTDGGLWSNNQLAGITYGYGADIATTPMTWISVGETIGAFNPADLVWQAVQMGAWLDTIKFLTMAGKIGTTPDTATLAALNIPFAEVGRANLSGTGTIGGSTATAAMNNVIFFAYNTGAAPKIWATGDINGTYTCSACGGGTIPVAGNGLSANLNVQTFDTAGQKWLATVNGSGTCSGCGTMDGTNVIMEGAAAGTNSGTVGGTFSGTGAGVVK; this is encoded by the coding sequence ATGAAAAACACAAGACTAATATCAATATTACTTTTAATAGCCGTTTTTTTGCCGGCTGTGGCCTTTGCTGATGTAATCGGCAAGATCACAGCCATTGAGGGGAATGTGGATGTGCTGAAACCCGGACAGGAAAGGGCTGCGCCCGCCGCGTTGCAGCAGCTTGTGTCCGAGGGTGACATACTCAGGACAAAGAGCAATGGAAAAGCAGAGATAACCTTCATAGATGAAAGCATCATAAGGCTTGCCCCTGGCAGCAGGCTTCAGATAACAGAGTATCTTATGGATGGGGGAAAGAGAAAGAGCGGGGTTATGAACCTCTTCAGGGGAAAGATTCGGGCAGTTGTCTCCAAATCAAGAGGTTTTATCGGCGCAGCCTTTGGAGGAGGCGCTCGGTTTGAGGTGCGAACTCCGACAGCGGTCGCAGGCGTCAAAGGCACGGACTTCTTTGTGTCATACAGCATGGGTGTTACAGGCATTTTAGTAAAAGATGGAATGGTTGATGTCTTTAACCCTGCCATTCCGGGTCAGATTGTGCGCGTAACAGAAGGCAATGGCACATTTATTGCGGGGGATAAGCCGCCTTCTTCGCCAAGACCGGCCAGTAATGTAGAAATGGTACTGCTTACAAGAGATACAGACACATTCGGCTACGAAGCCCCGGGAGGAACTCCAGCGCCGCCGACAGACACAGTGGGAACCATAGTAATCCCAATCTCAGAGACGCATACTGAATTATTGAAGGATACAATCCCCCCTGTGGTATCAATAGTATCCAGGTCTGCCGTTCCATTGGCTGCCGCCACTGCTGATATAAACATTAATTTTGGGAGCAATGAAACCTCTACCTACTCCTACCAATTAGACGGAGGGACATTGACTTCCACAGGCTCGTCTTTAAGCCTTACGGGTGTTGTAGAAGGGATTCATACGATTGATTATACTGCAACTGACACAGCAGGAAATCCCTCTGCCCCTGCCTCATTGTTATTTGATCTCAGCAGATACAGCCTTGCGGGAAATGCCAGTGATACTGCCACCTTTACCGGCACAGTAACAAGCGGCGAGGTTGCCGGCATTTTGAACGAAACATGGGGGGGATGGAGCATTACTATGGACGGCTCGTATCAATTTGTGGGGCCTTCAATTGCGCTCTCTGCAGGAGGAAGGGGAAATGACTCGCTCGCAAGTAATAATAGCAGCTATTGGATTGAAACAATTGCCATGACAGCTTCTTCAGGCAGCCTGTCCGGCTCATCAGATCTCAGGTATCTCTCTTTCGACAGGATCGGCAGGGGAACGGGAACAGTGAGCGGCGCTTATGGCAGCGGGATATGGAACATAACAGATTCAGGCACTGGCACATACACAGAAACACCGCTGGCATGGAGCGGGAATATAGCAGCCGACTCGAATAGCGCAGGTCTTTACAGCCTTGACACATGTCTTGGTTGTGGTTTGCTTGATATAGAGGGGAATAGCACAGGGATTATGGGCGGCGTTGGCTCTCCGTGGAGCGGCACAACCTCTGCAACATATATGGGAACCTATGATGTTTTAAACGGCATTGGAGTTGGCCCCCCATATCTCTGGACACCTGAGATAAGCAGCTTTAATGTGAATAATAACACAAACACCACTTTTGACAACGGCGCATATAGGGGATTCATCGGCGGTGTGTGGAAGGCCGACACGGCGATTGACGCAAATGTCTACAGCCTTTACATAGACCCTGCTGGGAATGCAGGCATCCTCAAGGGAGACCTGACTGGCGCGTATTATCCAAGCATTAATATGTTTTCAGCAGACGGGACATGGACGCCGACAGCGCTGACAACCGGTCTTAATGCAACCACAGCAACCTTTAATGTTATTTCCACCAATTATGGGCTGACATCACCTGGATCCGGCACTTTTAACGGCCGCCTTGGCGCTATAACAGTGGCAGGGAATGCGGTGTTGCCTGCAACTGATTGGAGATACTCCATAGCCAGTCAGGACTGGGGTATATGGAAGTCAATCATAGGCGGCAATTATGTAGGTCCGACATCAGATGTATGGAGGCTCTCTACCGTTGTTAACCCCTTCTCCCCAATCACAATCTATGGCACACAGACCGACGGCGGCCTATGGTCAAACAATCAACTTGCTGGCATAACATACGGCTATGGCGCGGATATTGCAACTACACCAATGACGTGGATTAGCGTTGGCGAGACCATCGGCGCATTTAATCCTGCGGATCTTGTCTGGCAGGCTGTTCAGATGGGCGCATGGTTAGATACAATAAAATTCCTTACAATGGCGGGAAAGATTGGCACTACTCCTGATACAGCAACGCTTGCAGCGCTTAATATCCCGTTTGCAGAGGTGGGAAGGGCAAATCTTTCAGGCACAGGCACTATAGGAGGCAGCACTGCTACTGCCGCTATGAATAATGTTATATTCTTTGCATACAATACAGGCGCTGCGCCAAAAATCTGGGCAACAGGAGATATTAATGGCACTTATACATGTTCGGCCTGCGGAGGTGGGACTATTCCTGTAGCTGGCAACGGCCTGAGCGCAAATCTTAATGTCCAGACCTTTGATACAGCCGGTCAAAAATGGCTCGCAACAGTTAACGGCAGCGGGACATGCTCTGGTTGCGGCACGATGGACGGCACAAATGTCATTATGGAGGGCGCAGCCGCAGGCACAAACTCAGGCACGGTAGGAGGCACCTTCTCCGGCACAGGGGCAGGGGTGGTGAAGTAA
- a CDS encoding tetratricopeptide repeat protein, which yields MGKGFFLASMFLAAAFFLFIKPQGAFSEDSPLTQGIADYRSENYEEALSSFQNARKQDPQSSVAAYYLGITYKQLQNYKEATFHLIDAIKLRPGVKDGFLDLAETYYQLGLNEESLKQLNFAEEQQVKPAQTAFLKGLVLAKLEKNKEAGDSFNKAKALDSSMAQAANFQIGVLLIKEGKREDAGRAFKELVVADPNSDMAQFANQYLEALSRKPEEAKALKLSLGVNWEYDDNVILKPSDQTVAAGISGEHDTRFVSLFRAEYAPAFSGQFGIKAQYSVYYSDYQKLGSYDVMSHTLALVPGYTMADSMLNLLLSYNYTLVDDDKYMWAGTASPQYTFMPWPGQMGQFALRYQKKELRQPPFTKNEDRDAQEYAASMAWFSFFAGNKGFVNLKYELNQEDTDGINWNYIGNKGSLNIIMPLNDALKFNVSGEAYYQQYEHTNTNFLKRRRDTTWTWSAMLSYEFYKNMEAHLQYVYIRDDSNIAIYDYRKNVSSVGIEVRY from the coding sequence ATGGGGAAAGGTTTCTTTCTTGCGAGCATGTTTTTGGCGGCTGCGTTTTTTCTCTTTATCAAGCCGCAGGGCGCTTTTTCAGAAGATAGCCCTCTCACCCAGGGCATCGCTGACTATAGGTCGGAAAATTATGAAGAGGCGCTCTCTTCCTTCCAGAATGCCAGAAAACAAGACCCGCAGTCATCCGTTGCCGCATATTACCTTGGTATTACATATAAACAACTTCAAAACTATAAAGAGGCGACATTTCATTTAATAGACGCCATAAAGCTGAGGCCGGGCGTAAAGGACGGCTTCCTTGACCTTGCAGAGACATACTATCAGCTTGGCCTGAATGAGGAAAGCCTCAAGCAGCTTAATTTTGCGGAAGAACAGCAGGTGAAACCGGCGCAGACGGCATTCCTGAAAGGCCTCGTTCTTGCGAAGCTTGAAAAGAATAAAGAGGCAGGTGATTCATTTAATAAGGCAAAGGCATTAGACTCATCAATGGCGCAGGCCGCAAACTTTCAGATAGGCGTTTTGCTGATAAAGGAAGGCAAGAGGGAAGATGCAGGCCGGGCATTCAAAGAACTTGTTGTCGCAGACCCTAACTCTGACATGGCGCAATTTGCAAACCAGTATCTTGAGGCGCTCTCAAGAAAGCCGGAAGAAGCAAAGGCATTAAAACTCTCCCTTGGCGTAAACTGGGAATATGACGATAATGTAATATTAAAACCATCGGACCAGACTGTTGCGGCCGGCATATCAGGCGAACATGACACAAGATTTGTGAGCCTGTTCAGGGCAGAATATGCGCCGGCATTTTCAGGGCAGTTTGGCATAAAGGCGCAGTATTCGGTTTATTACAGCGATTATCAGAAGCTTGGTTCTTATGATGTTATGAGCCACACCCTTGCATTGGTGCCGGGCTACACAATGGCAGACAGCATGTTAAACTTGCTTTTAAGCTACAATTATACTTTGGTGGATGATGATAAATACATGTGGGCAGGGACAGCCTCTCCCCAATACACATTCATGCCGTGGCCCGGACAGATGGGGCAGTTCGCCCTGCGCTATCAGAAAAAAGAACTCCGGCAGCCGCCGTTTACAAAAAATGAGGACAGGGATGCGCAGGAATATGCGGCGTCAATGGCATGGTTCTCATTCTTTGCAGGGAATAAGGGGTTTGTGAATCTTAAGTATGAGCTCAACCAGGAAGACACAGACGGCATAAACTGGAACTATATCGGCAACAAAGGCAGTCTTAATATAATTATGCCGCTCAATGATGCGCTCAAGTTCAATGTGTCAGGCGAGGCATATTATCAGCAATATGAGCATACCAACACAAACTTCCTTAAAAGGAGAAGGGATACGACATGGACATGGTCGGCCATGCTTTCTTACGAATTCTATAAAAACATGGAGGCGCATCTGCAATATGTCTATATAAGAGACGACTCCAATATAGCAATCTACGACTATCGTAAGAATGTGAGCAGTGTGGGAATAGAGGTAAGGTATTAG
- a CDS encoding tetratricopeptide repeat protein gives MKKVIIIIVAAVIFIGAVIGGGYYWYKKQNEPPRTVEYKDIGEVDRDIARLEPLDKAGRLSWQDKYLLGVAYIQRGRMADAVKILEDVTRLHPNFYKVHESLGMAYFRMDNMEKAVSIWEKAIKISPQAAHLEDMINRGKQKIEFRKRISTLEQELKDNQAGWQKKFELAALYLAVNRVDDGKARLEEIIKVKKDIPEVYDAIAHAYAMSGDFEKAVDAEKRAVKLRPSDEKFKKRLAELERVMEGIKKEGYHKK, from the coding sequence GTGAAAAAGGTTATAATTATAATTGTTGCGGCTGTTATATTTATCGGCGCTGTTATAGGCGGCGGATATTACTGGTATAAGAAGCAAAATGAACCGCCTCGGACAGTAGAATATAAGGATATTGGAGAGGTTGACAGGGATATAGCAAGACTTGAACCGCTTGACAAGGCAGGCAGGCTTTCATGGCAGGATAAGTATCTGCTCGGCGTTGCATACATACAGAGGGGGAGGATGGCTGACGCCGTTAAAATCCTTGAGGATGTTACAAGGCTTCATCCCAACTTCTACAAGGTCCACGAATCCCTTGGTATGGCCTACTTCAGGATGGATAATATGGAAAAGGCCGTCTCAATATGGGAAAAGGCAATTAAGATAAGCCCTCAGGCAGCCCATCTTGAGGATATGATAAACCGGGGGAAGCAGAAAATAGAGTTTAGAAAAAGGATTTCAACATTGGAGCAGGAGTTAAAGGACAACCAGGCTGGATGGCAGAAGAAATTTGAACTTGCAGCGCTCTATCTTGCCGTTAACAGGGTAGATGACGGCAAGGCCCGGCTTGAAGAGATTATAAAGGTAAAGAAGGACATCCCAGAGGTGTATGATGCTATTGCCCATGCCTATGCCATGAGCGGCGATTTTGAAAAGGCGGTTGATGCAGAAAAGAGGGCTGTAAAATTAAGGCCGTCAGACGAGAAATTTAAAAAGAGGCTTGCTGAACTGGAAAGGGTAATGGAAGGGATTAAAAAAGAGGGGTATCATAAAAAGTAA
- a CDS encoding universal stress protein codes for MFQKILTALDNSTYSDYGMEDAIAIADTFKATVTGCHAYAARLHETRFMDMEAGLPERYQSEAILKRQRDIHESLISKGLGIISDSYMDRFEKRCEEAKVPCIRKNREGKNFVEILKEIEEGNYDLTIMGNLGMGVVENSIIGSVCEKVARKTKKDILIVKDNAALKGNILVAIDGSVYSYWGLMIAIALKKAFNCEIEAVAAFDPYFHQVAFKNIADALSEEAAKVFRFKEQEKLHDEIIDKGMAKLYEAYLDTAAKIAKVRGVDIKTTLLAGKAYNEILKHIQITKPTLLVIGKFGIHHVAESDMGGNAENLLRLAPCSIFLGARGFNPEEIIKTDTSALPQIEWTQAALKRLEKVPPFAMGMAKKAIEDYARENNRAKITEEVMDEATNKLLPPSAKKAMGIPPD; via the coding sequence ATGTTTCAAAAAATCCTTACGGCATTAGATAACTCAACCTATTCAGACTACGGCATGGAAGATGCCATTGCCATTGCCGATACATTTAAGGCAACGGTTACAGGCTGTCATGCCTATGCTGCCCGCCTCCATGAGACAAGATTCATGGACATGGAAGCAGGACTGCCTGAGCGGTATCAATCAGAGGCAATCCTGAAAAGGCAACGTGATATACATGAATCGCTTATATCCAAGGGGCTCGGCATTATCTCAGATTCCTACATGGACAGATTTGAAAAAAGATGTGAGGAGGCAAAAGTTCCATGTATCCGTAAAAACAGAGAAGGCAAAAACTTTGTAGAGATACTAAAAGAAATAGAAGAAGGCAATTATGACCTCACAATCATGGGCAACCTCGGAATGGGGGTTGTGGAAAACAGCATTATAGGAAGTGTATGCGAAAAGGTAGCAAGAAAGACAAAAAAAGATATCCTCATAGTAAAAGATAATGCGGCGCTCAAAGGCAACATCCTCGTTGCCATAGACGGAAGCGTTTATTCATACTGGGGTTTGATGATTGCCATTGCATTAAAAAAGGCATTTAACTGCGAAATAGAGGCAGTAGCGGCCTTTGACCCATACTTCCATCAGGTTGCATTTAAAAACATTGCAGACGCCCTGTCAGAAGAAGCGGCAAAGGTCTTCAGATTCAAAGAACAGGAAAAACTCCATGACGAAATCATAGACAAAGGCATGGCAAAACTCTACGAGGCCTACCTGGACACAGCAGCCAAAATAGCAAAGGTAAGGGGTGTAGACATTAAAACAACCCTCCTGGCAGGGAAGGCATACAACGAAATACTAAAACACATCCAGATAACAAAACCAACCCTTCTTGTGATTGGCAAATTTGGCATCCACCATGTGGCTGAATCAGACATGGGCGGAAATGCAGAAAACCTCTTAAGACTTGCGCCGTGCAGCATATTCCTTGGCGCAAGGGGATTTAACCCTGAAGAGATAATCAAAACCGATACAAGCGCCTTGCCTCAGATAGAATGGACACAAGCGGCATTAAAGAGACTCGAGAAGGTCCCTCCATTTGCAATGGGTATGGCCAAAAAGGCAATAGAAGACTATGCGAGGGAAAATAACCGCGCAAAGATAACAGAAGAGGTTATGGACGAGGCAACCAATAAACTCCTTCCGCCTTCCGCAAAAAAGGCGATGGGGATACCCCCCGATTAG